In the genome of Rhopalosiphum padi isolate XX-2018 chromosome 1, ASM2088224v1, whole genome shotgun sequence, the window ttaggtAAATAGTAAATGTCTAGTTTATTATCTTAATCAAAGACCAAAACcctaatatcatataaataatcaatattaaagatCCAAAAATTGTCAAACAAATAGAAATTGCTAATCGAACACTTAAATGTTCAACGTGTTCTTTCAGCATTGTATTCACTAACACCCTTGATATTTTTTCtccatcaaaataaaaacatggtattacatttataacggCTAAACCTCCTGCaaacattattaagtatttacagAACTTTTCAATAGATTCGGGTACACTATTTGATAGATAATCAGTCTTAGGTACATATTGAGTAACAGATATGTATTGTAACTCTATAGGCTGTCCAAGAAATAAAACTTCATTTTTCTTTTGACGTTTAATAACCACAAGTTTATGATTTTTGCGAATTGCAGGGTAATAACAATGGGCTGATGAACACTGGTTATCAGCATCACAGGGTGATGTTGATCTTTCTATAACTTTTCTAACATTTAAGCATGAATGATTTGGTAATTCTTGAGGATTGGACAGCGATTCAATATATTCAAAACACAAATTGGTCTTTGAGTTTGGATCACagcagtttattatatattcatcgacataatgcactaaaataattattaaatattgagtaacataaactattttgaaaatcataacTTTATATTTACCTGGTTTTGTTTCGTCATGATGTTGAACAAATTCTGGTGATAGACAAAATCCAGAATCTACACTAGTTTTTGTGTGATTTAAGCAATTTATCCAAGACACAAAATCATGCACATCACAATTTcctaattttgtaataacatcACCAGTTACTAGTCCTCCTTGCCCATTAACACCCGATCTCTAAGAgaaaaaatacaagtaaaatattattaattcatttccacattactacataataatataataatatattactttaaaattctgtttttttattactagacctactatttattatttgtgtcaACAAACTCTATATTCAAAAGGCATAGtccattaattgttaaaataaacaaataataacaatcttaaaatattttaaattgtaccaATATGTCATAAGGCGCTGTAGAATCTTTGTTtttcatataacattatattacatagtaaGAGTATCACACTATCATACAAAACCAAGgtcttaaattgaaaaatagaatatttttagttttcccaatttatattttgttaacatataataggtacatgaaaaaatcttaatattcaaaatatgtcAGTGTTAAATTTCTTTATTGCAAGAGTCTTTAGTacacagtatttttatttaaaacaaaaattaaaatatttatttgattgataatCACCTGATTTATTTTTGTGGTCATGACACCATGCCCAACTGTGAAAAATGGAAACAACATATATGGTAAGAGCAATAAAACAAGATATGCCATTAGAGCTTGAACTATGTTATGCCATACACCGGCCGACATTACTCGTAGCTGTTTACTGCTTGGCAAGGAGGTAATATCATCCAAATGGACATAAGCCACAGGTAAAATCAAAATGAACATTAAACCAACACCTTCAACATGCATGTCTTCTCTGTACACAATAAATACTtgaatttaataagtttttataagaCTTATACTTGCACaagtataagtaataactactaATATAAAAGAATCAAATACCTGATTGCTGCTAATGCATGCCCTAGTTCGTGGAAAACTGTAGAAAACATAAGAGCAAATATATAATAGCTTAAGTCTGACATAGGTAAATTTATCCCAGGTACCTGAAAAaagatttaactaaaaaaaaagtttttttacaaCAGTGGAATTTGAATAGATATTTTACTTACTATTGGTTCAAGAAATGTATCTTGCTGGTTGCTCGATGGCTCACTAGTAGGCtccgtgaatatttttttacacaattggGCAGAAGATACAATAACCAGACATATAGATGGTATAATTAGACAAATGGTAATCCAAGACCCAAAAGTGAACCAATTGGTTTGGAATTTTGGTTGCCAAAACGACATTTTTAAGATTAGACGATTCAAAGAAGTTGTATACCATCGTAATTGAAAAGGCCCAACACTTAATCCTGTCTTTtgcattaacattaaatatggATAATGTGAACAGgactaaaataaaacacataaaaaattattaagtgataaaaatatatatgctaaGGCATTTTTTCATAACAAGTCATCAAACTAATTATTAATCTCTTGCCTCAATATTTATCACCAAGGGTTCAGACCAGTTTATTGATAGCAATGATCAATAATCCAGAGGCACTCATCATATTATGTGGCCAGCAAAATTATAgctttacatattacattattacttaaGTACCTTTAATGTGAAGTCGAAAAACAGAAGAACAACGTAGAACACCACAATGATTGCTAGTAGCACGAAAAAGTCCATGGTTATTGTCCAGCGAAAAAACgtctaaaataatgttaattgatattattttagtggAGGAAATGTCAATAACACAACGGAAAGTGTAGTATGTGCCGTCGGTCCATCGTTTTGACGAAGTACGTCGTCCGAAAGGCGAAAACTCTTACAAACGACTCGTAGGCCAAGGATCGTCTATAGTAATTAATCCcaaaaatcgaataataataactaatatatatattaaatcgtCGCAAGGAGTTACTTTAGTTGTTTGGttcagtaaacatttttatcggtACTCGGCACTTTGGCAGTGGCCACTGGCCGTGTCGCTCGCGCGCGCGCTCTCACTGTTATCAACGCCCATTATCAGCTCGACCAGTATTTAGTTGGTTGGCTGACCTGGCCGTGCGTGTCAGCCGTCGTTATCTCGTCCGTCAATCTCCTGATTTCCGT includes:
- the LOC132918491 gene encoding membrane-bound transcription factor site-2 protease, with protein sequence MDFFVLLAIIVVFYVVLLFFDFTLKSCSHYPYLMLMQKTGLSVGPFQLRWYTTSLNRLILKMSFWQPKFQTNWFTFGSWITICLIIPSICLVIVSSAQLCKKIFTEPTSEPSSNQQDTFLEPIVPGINLPMSDLSYYIFALMFSTVFHELGHALAAIREDMHVEGVGLMFILILPVAYVHLDDITSLPSSKQLRVMSAGVWHNIVQALMAYLVLLLLPYMLFPFFTVGHGVMTTKINQRSGVNGQGGLVTGDVITKLGNCDVHDFVSWINCLNHTKTSVDSGFCLSPEFVQHHDETKPVHYVDEYIINCCDPNSKTNLCFEYIESLSNPQELPNHSCLNVRKVIERSTSPCDADNQCSSAHCYYPAIRKNHKLVVIKRQKKNEVLFLGQPIELQYISVTQYVPKTDYLSNSVPESIEKFCKYLIMFAGGLAVINVIPCFYFDGEKISRVLVNTMLKEHVEHLSVRLAISICLTIFGSLILIIYMILGFWSLIKIIN